The following DNA comes from Rosa rugosa chromosome 5, drRosRugo1.1, whole genome shotgun sequence.
GAGATGTTAAATTAGTCAGCCTTTGCAGTGTGGCCTACCGGATCTAACGACTCTTGGGTCCAAAGTCACAATACTTGGAGCACTATAGAACATCCTCTAGGATTTTTATCTATATTGGTTGCACACTGTAAGGTCATATCTGATTTGTGCCTGGACCGTGATGTCTTTTATTACATACTATAGAGATTCACTTGGAATGTGATTAGAATGTTTTCCGTCAATCAAAATATGATCAAATCTTTGGGCCAGTATCAACAACATTGTGTTTCATTACTGTCTCATCTGCGAACAGAAATGTGGGATGCATGGTTTACATGGACCAACTTATTTTGACAGGCAACAATTCCGGGATTTTTGTCCAAGGGACTGTCCATCGAAGAAGGGGAGTCATTGCTGAAGAAGAGTGTGACGTTAGCTGTCGAAGCTCGTAATAGTTTCTGGGAGGCAGTGAAAGTAAGTCCCCGGCATCATCGCTATAACAGGGCTTTGGTTGCGGCCTCTATCGGAAGCTATGGGGCTTATCTTGCTGATGGTTCTGAATACAGGTAGATCCATTAGATCCTGAATAACTCTGGCCAGTTGAACATTTATAATGCAAGATGTTCAGATATAACAATGTTGAAAGTGTCGATCTTTACAGTGGGGATTATGGACCAAATGTGGATATGGATAAGCTGAAGGATTTCCACCGCCGCAGATTGCAAGTTCTTGTGGAAGCAGGTCCGGATTTACTTGCATTTGAGACCATTCCTAATAAGCTTGAAGCTCAGGTTTGTGGTTTTACCAATCTAATGTTCCAGAAAGATATAATATATTAGATCTCCACCTGATCTAAGATTTCGGACACATTTGCAGGCCTGCGTTGAGCTGCTGGAAGAAGAAAACATTCATATGCCATCTTGGATATGTTTCAGCTCTGTAGATGGTGAGAATGCGCCATCTGGAGAGAACTTCAAGGAATGCCTTGACATAATAAATAGCAGTAACAAAGTAAACGCAGTGGGGATAAATTGTGCACCTCCTCAGTTGATTGAAAGTCTCATCTGCAAATTGAAGCAGGTAATTTCTTGGTTTACCTAATAACTTGACTAACGACCAAGTGATCTTGTGATTAGTTATCTAACACACATGTTTCTACAGTTAACCAGTAAGGCAATTGTTGTGTACCCTAATAGTGGTGAGATATGGGATGGCAAAGCAAAGAGATGGCTGGTGAGTCAGTTGTTTTAGAACCTCTATCTCATCCTCTAAAGATTATAGTTCAACACAATACATAGACATTATGAGTTTCTGTGTTCGAGCATTAAACAATTCTGGTTTATGTTGAATGAACAGCCTTCCAAGTGCTTCGATGATGACGAGTTCGAATGCTTTGCGACAAGATGGCGCGATTCAGGAGCTAAGCTCATTGGAGGCTGTTGCCGGACAACACCATCAACCATTCAAGCAATTTCTAAGGTTCTAAAGGGAAAATCCCAATGATTCTATTACCAAAGATTGAGCAACAATGACAGTGTTAAATTTACTCTCTAGAAATTCTAGCTTAATAAAAATATGGATAGATTTGATTTGGTTACCAAAGATTGAGCAGGAAGGGCACAGTTATATTTATTGTCTAGGAATTCTAGGTTAACCAAAACAGAAAACGATCGACTTGGTTATAGAAACTTTGTTTGTTTTGGCATTCGACGCGTTAGGCTTTAATGTTTGGCAAATGAAAATTGTTAAAAGTTAGTTTTCAAGGGAATGCAACGTTTTCTTCTTGTTCCTTTTCTATTGGGTGTGTTTTTTATATGGCTAATTACTATTGAGTCTATGATGAAGACCCTCTGAATGCCCAGCAGGAATTGCAGCAAAACCCCATCGACAAATTAATTACGGAGTAAAATCCCATCAACAGATTCCATCTGTTTCCACCAAAAAGACAAATACAAAACTATTCCATAATTGATTCCGATCAAATCCAACAGTGACTAGGTAAAAATACCAAGACAACCACAGGAAAACATATCTTGGAATCACAAGAACAGTCCTACCATTATCAACTACGAAATCCACTCCATAAGAGTTGTGATTGATCGTAGCAAGCATATATTTTCGACTCGGTCAAAATGAAATTGCAGAGCCACAATTTTAACAAAAGATTAAACGTCACCCGAATTCTGTTGCTTAATCCTGCAGCGAAGTTTTAGTTCGGTAGGTATCAGAATCAGAGAATGTAAGAGATGATATTAGTCTGCTACTGTT
Coding sequences within:
- the LOC133709303 gene encoding homocysteine S-methyltransferase 1, with product MSNGQCEKNEPVCHFVHILFSPNTPNNPLLSVFALLCFKTLRNSVSLRLQTNADMVGKRKETTTSLEDLIENAGGCAVVDGGFATQLEKHGAAINDTLWSAVCLIKDSDLIKRVHLEYLEAGADVLVTSSYQATIPGFLSKGLSIEEGESLLKKSVTLAVEARNSFWEAVKVSPRHHRYNRALVAASIGSYGAYLADGSEYSGDYGPNVDMDKLKDFHRRRLQVLVEAGPDLLAFETIPNKLEAQACVELLEEENIHMPSWICFSSVDGENAPSGENFKECLDIINSSNKVNAVGINCAPPQLIESLICKLKQLTSKAIVVYPNSGEIWDGKAKRWLPSKCFDDDEFECFATRWRDSGAKLIGGCCRTTPSTIQAISKVLKGKSQ